ACCAAATAGTCTGGTGGCGATGGCGAGAAGGTCACACCCGTTCCCATACCGAACACGGAAGTTAAGCTTCTCAGCGCCGATGGTAGTTGGGGGTTTCCCCCTGTGAGAGTAGGACGCCGCCGGGCACACAAAAGAACAGCTGTAATGGCTGTTCTTTTTTTGTTTGTAAAAGTCGATAGAGCAAATGCAAGCGAGAAAGGGCAAGGAAAAGGAAACTATAAGTAGCACTCAAGAAGAGGCAATGGCTGCTCCAGATAAGCCTGGTGGAAAAGAAAGAAAAGCTGTCAGAACCTGATTTAAGTTCGGATAAGTAGTTGCTTGTTGCCCCTAAACTCCTGGTGCGTTGATCCAAGAAGGATTAACGCATTTTTTGTGGAATTTATTTAACAACCAGACATTTCTGATCTTCCCATTTATTCTACAATCATTATGATGGACTAATTACTTTTAGTTTTTTAAAGAGTGATTGGGATAACAGATGATATGAAAGAGTAAAATGGTGGATTTGAACTACTTAACGAATTGTACACAGATAATTTTTCTTATTGTAAGAAACATGCAATTTTTTAGCAGAAGGGCTAATAGGAGGAAAAAATGAATAAGCAATTTAATTTTTGGTCATTCATCTTTTCTACAATCTGGATTTTACTATTTTTTATAGTTTCCTCCACAGGGCCTATTAATTACACGATATTAGGCATACAACCATTCGTTCTGCTTTTATATGCAACCTTGCTGACTTTTGTAATAGGGCTTATAGGGATGTCAGCTATGGAAGATTGGAAGGGTATGGCTAGAAGTTTTTCGACAGTCATCATGACTTTAGGATTATCTGCATTTTTAGCTATCATTATATTTTTTGGCAATTTATTTAGTTAGTAGATAGCACTTATACAGGCACAAGTGAGTTCCTCAGAAAATAATATACCAGCCTTTTTCTTATGTAGCAGTTTTGTGAGAAGGCTTATGTACTATAGATAATATTGCTGGTCACATTGCCGATCTATCCAATTAGGCACTGACTCCTTCGTATAAAAGCTTGTCCAGAACAAATTTTTCATCGATGTTTCCAGATACAAGTTTCCACATGTTACAAAATGGGTATAATAACCAACACACCCCTTATTGTCATGTTTTGGCATACATAATTTTGACGAATATAATTCAGGATGCTTTCATTGCAACGGGAAAAATTTTTTTGTATAATTAACGTCAAATATAGTCAAAGTCAGATTGGGGGAGGTTTAGTGAGGAATATATCGGACATCATAGAACATTACCTTAAGCAGGTTTTGGAAATGAGCGATAAGGAAATCGTTGAAATCAAGCGAAGTGAAATCGCCGATAAATTTCAGTGCGTGCCGTCCCAGATCAATTATGTCATCAATACAAGGTTCACGATTGAAAGGGGCTATCTTGTTGAGAGTAAACGGGGCGGCGGCGGCTACATCCGTATCATCAAAGTCCAGGCTTATGATCATGCACATTTGATTGATGATTTACTGTCTTTGATTCAGACACGAATTTCGCAAAGCAGCGCTGAGCATGTCATTCTCCGTCTTGTTGAGGAAGAGGTAGTGACTGACCGCGAAGCAAA
The sequence above is drawn from the Mesobacillus boroniphilus genome and encodes:
- a CDS encoding CtsR family transcriptional regulator, coding for MRNISDIIEHYLKQVLEMSDKEIVEIKRSEIADKFQCVPSQINYVINTRFTIERGYLVESKRGGGGYIRIIKVQAYDHAHLIDDLLSLIQTRISQSSAEHVILRLVEEEVVTDREAKIMLSVLDRSVLYIELPQRDELRARMLKAMLMALKYK